A genome region from Brooklawnia propionicigenes includes the following:
- a CDS encoding transglutaminase family protein, which yields MATEHNDPRRYQVVHRTRYRYDAEVTASFARAFLVPRVTPHQQVLDHDVEISPAPDLYEVHTDFFGNHSHYVEIHTPHTQLQVRKSATLAVQWPAADLPSMTIPVDRTVELVHLDPRIDPVKRASYLLPSPLIELSTPVREFASGLLDPRMPVGEAIGTVYHAIYEGFSYTQGATTVATTLPEVINARAGVCQDFAHLAVASFRAVGLPARYVSGYIETYPPPGEEKLAGSDATHAWASVYIPERGWIDLDPTNDQLADSRYLVTAWGRDFRDVSPLKGVIFSESRDSVLDVAVDVTRLD from the coding sequence ATGGCCACTGAGCACAATGACCCACGTCGCTATCAGGTCGTCCACCGCACCAGGTACCGCTATGACGCCGAGGTGACCGCATCGTTCGCTCGGGCTTTCCTCGTCCCGCGAGTCACACCGCATCAACAGGTACTCGACCACGATGTGGAGATCTCTCCGGCGCCGGACCTGTACGAGGTGCACACCGACTTCTTCGGCAATCACTCGCACTATGTGGAGATCCACACCCCGCATACCCAACTTCAGGTGCGCAAGTCCGCCACCTTGGCCGTCCAGTGGCCGGCCGCCGATCTGCCGAGCATGACCATCCCTGTCGATCGGACGGTCGAGCTGGTGCACCTCGATCCCCGGATCGATCCGGTCAAGCGGGCCAGCTACCTGCTGCCGTCGCCGCTGATCGAGTTGAGCACTCCGGTGCGCGAGTTCGCGTCCGGTCTGCTGGATCCTCGGATGCCGGTGGGCGAGGCGATCGGCACGGTCTACCACGCGATCTACGAAGGCTTCAGCTACACCCAAGGTGCCACGACAGTGGCCACCACGCTGCCCGAAGTGATCAATGCCCGGGCGGGTGTCTGCCAGGATTTCGCCCACCTGGCGGTGGCCAGTTTCCGGGCCGTCGGGCTCCCCGCCCGTTACGTCAGCGGCTACATTGAAACCTATCCGCCACCCGGCGAGGAGAAGCTGGCCGGTTCGGACGCCACCCACGCATGGGCATCGGTCTACATTCCCGAACGCGGCTGGATCGACTTGGACCCGACCAATGATCAACTGGCTGATTCGCGCTACCTGGTGACTGCGTGGGGACGCGACTTCCGTGATGTGTCACCCCTGAAGGGCGTCATCTTCAGCGAGAGCCGGGACAGCGTTCTGGACGTGGCCGTCGACGTCACCCGGCTGGACTGA
- a CDS encoding transglutaminase N-terminal domain-containing protein: MRLKLVHTVIVESDEPIHAWHGEARMTPCYLPNQSLLHPVVSITPSAWRHEYFDYWGTAVVMFNVPETHLRMRVTAATELDYSAPAAPNGRGVGWEALKDPSVDERFCDHLRLPEGLEVPDQWRSWRAEAASPAEFVQELGHRGLIDADDGGVVPATMTALHWAGIPSRYVAGYSIPTELVRGVKRPAQVYNWLQYWDGRWVAWDPRLGCAPDSRHVAVGYGATREDVPVLFGVHDSSGEVQMTSEVTVERLN, translated from the coding sequence ATGCGACTGAAACTTGTTCATACGGTGATCGTTGAGTCCGATGAGCCGATTCACGCGTGGCATGGCGAAGCGAGGATGACCCCCTGCTACCTGCCGAATCAGTCGCTGCTGCATCCGGTGGTGAGCATCACACCGTCGGCCTGGCGGCATGAGTATTTCGACTACTGGGGCACGGCAGTGGTGATGTTCAACGTGCCCGAGACGCATCTTCGGATGCGCGTGACGGCGGCCACCGAACTGGACTATTCGGCACCAGCTGCTCCGAACGGACGTGGTGTCGGCTGGGAGGCGCTGAAGGATCCGTCGGTGGACGAGCGATTCTGTGATCATCTGCGGCTGCCCGAGGGCCTGGAAGTGCCCGATCAGTGGCGCAGCTGGCGGGCCGAGGCGGCTTCACCCGCGGAGTTCGTGCAAGAACTTGGCCATCGCGGGCTGATCGACGCGGACGACGGTGGCGTGGTGCCCGCAACGATGACGGCGCTGCACTGGGCTGGGATTCCCTCGCGTTATGTGGCCGGCTACAGCATCCCCACCGAACTGGTGCGTGGCGTGAAGCGTCCCGCACAGGTCTACAACTGGTTGCAGTACTGGGATGGCCGGTGGGTCGCCTGGGATCCGCGGTTGGGTTGCGCGCCCGATTCCCGGCACGTGGCGGTCGGCTACGGAGCCACTCGCGAGGATGTTCCGGTGCTGTTCGGCGTCCACGATTCGTCGGGTGAAGTGCAGATGACCAGCGAGGTCACCGTCGAGCGGCTGAACTGA